The nucleotide window AGGTTGTGACTGTGTGGCTGGTCTGGAGTGCATATTCAACATTATCAGGGCCCTTAGAATGGGGTCCTGCTTCTCTGCAGAAAGCAGGAGCCCCATCCCTGGTTCACCCTCCTCTCCTGCTCTGGGGGTGAGGAGGAGGAAGGGATCAAAGAAAAGACCGGGGTCAAGGAGCTCTTCCTTCTCATATAGGCGGGACGATTCGATTCATAGGATTCCTGGGAGGTTGTTCTTGAATGGGTCAAGTGAGGTTGCTTCACTCTTTACCCAACAAGGCAAGAAGGGAACAAACCAAGATGCCATGATTGTTTGGGAGGTTAGCCCTTTCTCATTTTCCCCGATTTTTATTTGCTTGTTATGTTGCTTGAATATCCACTTGATCATCTGCTTTCTGTTATTCTATTGATGATATAAATACAAAAGAAGCTGTAATCTGTCAGGATTGTTTTCACTGCTGTCAATGGTAACGGAGTGCTTGCGGAAAAACTATGtgatgagataaaaataaattgtcttCATTCTAGTGAATAATCTTATATATTACAagcttgtttttcttttgcacCTCAAAGCGTGCTTTGCTTACCCTTCATAACTGTAATTTCAGAATTTTGCAGCGAGGAGAGATACAGTTTTTTGTGGCGTCTTTGATGGCCATGGTCCATATGGTCATATGGTTGCAAGGAGAGTGAGGGATTCTCTTCCTCTAAAACTGAGCACGCATTGGGAAGTCAATATTACTAGTGAGGATGTACTCAGGGAGATCAGTCTTAATACTGCAGGCAGCCTAAATTCTGAAGACACTCCCTTTGTATCTGCTGATGAAGAATCTAGACCCTCCATTGATCTTGAGGAAGTGGAAAAGTCTCCTGTGATCTTTCAGACATTGAAGGAGTCATTTCTGAAGGCTTTCAAAGTCATGGATAGAGAGCTGAAAATGCATGCAAATATTGATTGCTTCTGCAGTGGGACCACGGCAGTAACCTTGGTCAAGCAGGTATTGACTTGTAGCCGTTCAAAACTTGATTTTTACtagattttacaaattttttatgtatccTTGTGTTCAGGAGATTATGATTGCCTTGACTTTTTGTGCAGGGTCAATATCTTGTCATTGGAAATGTTGGTGACTCTAGAGCCATACTTGGCACGAGGGACAAAGATGACTCTCTGATTGCAGTTCAATTGACAGTAGATCTTAAACCAAATCTTCCAGGTTTTTTGTTCTCTCCCTTCTCTCATATATATCTAGCTCACTCATCGATTTCCTAATATATCTGAAGAGGCACAAAATATGATGTATTGGTTTTCAATTGGGGGGAGTTTCTTTTAATAGATTTCATTTTAAAGGAGTTGTGGATTAAAGTTTGTAAAACAAGAGGATTTTGTACAAAGATCTTGGTTGAGTTGAGCTGTTGGAGATTGTACCAAGGTCTGTATATCTGCTCTGTGCATTTATATAAGCCTCACTAAATTGCAGAGGTCAAATCTCTGCATTAATACTTAAAAAGGCATTGTCATTGAGATAGCTAactgataaatatttatatgttgtaTTGATCTGGGATTGTCATTTTGAAATGTGTTCATTGGTTTAAGGTCTTGGATGATGAAAGCGAAGTTCGCTTTCCTTTTTATGTTatcactttgaattttttttactcTCTTGTATATTAATTTCTTGCTCatgaatattttttcattcCATATAGCGGAAGCTGAAAGAATACAGAAATGTAGAGGGCGTGTGTTTGCTCTTCGTGATGAGCCTGAGGTTGCTCGAGTTTGGCTGCCAAACAATGACTCCCCTGGTCTTGCCATGGCACGAGCTTTTGGAGATTTTTGCCTCAAGGAGTTTGGCCTGATATCAGTGCCTGATATATCCTGTCGACGCCTCACTGATAAGGATGAGTTCATCGTGTTGGCGACAGATGGGGTAAGGCATCAAGTTCGGAGATGCTATACCGAATCAAACTATCTTGCTTTCTTTTTGCTGCTTTCATATTGCCTGTCCTGACCTAAAATCGGCTTCAATTCCCTTTCATAGATTTGGGATGTTCTCTCAAACAAGGAAGTGGTCGATATTGTTGCTTCAGCCCCAACACGAGCCTCAGCAGCTCGAGCCCTGGTTGAGTCTGCAGTTCGAGTTTGGAGATACAAGTATCCGACTTCAAAAGTCGACGACTGTGCTGTGGTTTGCCTCTTCCTCGACTCAAACTCGAACAACATATCGACATCATCCAGTTTCAAGTCCAAAGAGCTACAAACTTCAATGGAGCATGTCAAGAATGTAGCTGAGAAAGACAGTGAACCCACCACGCCAACCAATCTGGACCGCTCAGGAACTGTCCGAAATGGCTCTGAAATTCCCCCAGAAGAAATCCAAGAAGATGATCCCTCAAAGCATGATGACCAGCAGACTGATTGGTCAGCTCTTGAAGGCGTGTCTCGAGTTAATACCCTCTTGAATCTCCCGAGATTCACTCCAGGAAAGGATGACAATAAAGCTGCTGGTACTCAGAAATGACAACAAGCAGGTTTAgttaatccttgaatttcataattaatttttgtttactttTCATATTGTTCatgtttatgttttttcttctacataaaaaaggaaaaaaaaatcttatttataggGCCATTGATGTTAAATTTCGACCAGAGAGGTGGCCCCGACTATATTAGCATGTCTGGGAAATTATCCTTTCTCTCTACTGTGGGCAGAATCGGAATTTTTGTAAAATCCAACTCTCGGTCCATTTTTTTTTGTtcgattttgttttatttttccatatttttgttcatgtgTGATTATTTGATactgttaataataaaatttggtataatTAAGTCTCCTTTCGGCTTTCATCTTCCAGCTTTTAGTGTTTTTGGTCACTGCTCTGGTCATTTTCAGATATGTACTCTTGATTACATTTTGCAGGCAGTTTTGTGGCTTCAAGTTCTTGGAAATTTTTGCTTTTTAGATCGAAATTTCTGCTAAAAGTCTTGCATATTTGAGATTGAAACTCGTTGAAGGAGAGcacataatttgaatatgaaaGCTTTTGAATAAGTGCTTGGGAGCTCAAGGAAATTTAAACCTACCATTTATTCAtccattaatatatattttttttatttttcaagcttgatatttttatttgagggtttttttttttttgggtggggGGTTTTGGTTTTTTAAGACTACATGAGTGATCTTGAATGTGTGAAAAATGGATATTAACGGATATAAATAAACTGtggtattattatataattaaatgattttaatttaaaaaataaaagtaaataattagattatcaataTTTAATCATGACATGTTGGTTTGGTTGTCCCTGTTGAAATCTAACATTAGTCTGATAATGTTTCCAGCTATATCTAAGAAGACCTGAAAATGGAGAACTTAAcctgaattattttaattaaaaaaagaaaatgtaaataaCCCTTTTGTGATGTTGACTTGCACTAAAAAAAATgagtcttttatttttcattttttataatatatatatatatatacaaaaataaataaatttatatacataaataatatatataattttatacataaacaacgatatattatcatatcatatggtttgatattattttatttttaatttttaattatttgattatatggCGGCCCAAAGTTGTGCACATCtacttatatatgtatacacaaaaaaattatatcaataataaaattatttgtatttattttaaatacacaaattcgtatatatttgatatatgttatcaaataatcggataattttaaattaagaatataataatgtctatttatatgataatatactatatgtgtatatatttgtatattcaaaaataaatacatataacattattgatTTGTTAATGTATGTTTTATTCTATATTTTGTACAAAGTTTGGATATGATTTTTGAGTCATTCAAACAAAGTACTTGAAGGGATGAGATTAGAGTATTTGAGGCTAGAGAGTTTATGATACGATGGATTCTAGGCAATTAGAAACGGGTGACAAATTTGATATAAGTCCTAGTTAAAACTTGTTTTGGCCATTGGATTAGATTTCTTTTTTCGATAATATCCATTGAATTAGATTTACTCGAGATTAAATTGAATGGGTTGTATCGAGTTGTGGTTTACCATCAGGGTAAAACCAATCGGACTATTATATTGAGGTTAGCATAgttaaaacttgttttaaatttttatttatattatattgatgtCATCCTAATATCATTAGTTTGTTTGATTGGTCAAACTAATCCTTTAATCGGGTTAATGTGTGGTAAACATTAATTATGAGTATTATATCGAATATTCaataaatgatagtttttttggtcttttaatGAAAACTTTTAGATTAATCAATCTTTAGAggtgtgcataatttggtttggtgtgatttgagagattttttaaatcaaattgaaaaaattgatttgaaaaaattgaaaatcaaaccaaattattttagattttaaacaaatcaaattaaactaaaaaaatatatatattttggccTAGTTTGAATTACAGAttgaacatattaaaatcattcacttttaagtatatattatttaataaaattaattgaattataattttttacaccATAAtgtaaacatataatataaatatgaaatatacatataatataaacgtaaaaaaaatgacaaaataaatattaaaaattctatGCCTAattctttatcaaaattttttgttaaatatagttatatatttgtattttaaaaaattattgtttatagtttgatttaatttaaaaattatctaaattataatataaaaattttattttaaaaatatttattaatcaaaattaaattattttataagttaaataaaaaattataatttttaaataattcattcttaattttatagtttgattaTAAATTACGAAAGTTTGATTCTATCATATCCACTAAAAAATAAAGCTCgacacttaaatttaaaaagaaagaagttcGAATCTTCCCAAtgtaatttcattattttaattgcCTGCAGACCCAGCAACTTTTCACTTTTTGATCATGAAGCCAGAAAGGGGGAACCGCGTCACAATTTCTCCTTCACATTTTCTATGCAAACATTcctgtttctttctttttgtttggttGTGGAACATAATTTTCCCGAGAAAGTTTAGAAGCTTTCTGGTGGGGTTTTTGCTAGGGATggttacaaaattaaattaaggcaAATTGACTTTGTCgtcaaaagttattttttccGAGAAGTATGCTCTATGGTTGCCTCCTCATGAGATCTTACATATCAAAAACTCTTGACACCAGACTTCAAGTCCTAATAAAAAGTCGATGTAAAGTTAAGAGTTCGACCGGCTTaaaaatggttttgtttttaaattttacaatattatttGGGTTCCACTTGAAGAGAGTTATATTTTTTGCTATATGTTTAGATATTGTTACttgtaataaaactatatatacatatttttagtatataatttaaatacacagataatgtgttattgtgtaattagatgattatgatttaaagataaaataatactaatcacttgatgatatatcatttgtatatataaattgtatgcAAAAAATGTGTATACCTAGTATTACTCTTATTACTTGTCTTTGTACTAAAGTATTCGTTATTATAGGGATATCATCTTGACACTCTTGtgagaacaataaaactatacgcaTATATCTTTGAATGTACAATTAGGTACataatgtgtcattatttgattgaatgatattgaattaaaaataaaataccatttaatcatataataacacatatctGTATACCCAATTAtgtactaaaatatatatatatatatatatatatatcattactcTTTGTGAGAATATCTCGGCTGATAGGTTAACCTCATCCTCAATTTTGTCAAACTTGTCATGAATTATTAAGtgttgaaattaaaatcaaaattgcaaaagaaaaataaaattaaaaattaaaaaaatgagagaaattaaTGAAAGTAATGTcaatctcaatctcaatctAAACTTTCATGATTATTATGATTTGGAACAATTTGAGCAACTTGGCAACTATGATTGTGGGCATGCATTGagatttaaaagtaaattaccCATTAAAAAAACAGTattgttaattgttattttctcattataaaaaatggtCCTCAGGCTTGGTGGGagcaagaaaaaagaaatgagttTCTATAAATAAACTGCTAGGATGATTTGATTGAAAGCAATGATTCTAGGCTCGGACCAAAAGGTAAATTCTAAAGTGATTCATTCGATcaataatatcaatataatataattaaaattttaatatttgtacaaTAATCATTAAAAAGAGCACAATTTAAGAGGTATACCAAAGCCCACATATAAGATGATCGTGTTGAaatctgtaaaaaaaaatttatgaattaacCCGATTtgacttaaaaatttattaaaaaattcataaaaaagtaTGGAAAAGTAATTGGCTCAATAGTTGAATTACGATTCGATATGATTAAGATGCTTGAATCAATGAGCAAAATTgtatttaaagaaatttaaaagtaaatttaaatttaaaaaaaaaaaacagatgtTGTATTGTTATGTTAATTGTTGTTTTCTCATGACCCAAAATGGCCCTCATGGTTGGTGGgaagaacaacaacaacaaaaaaaaaaaaaagtttgtatgAAAAGATGATGGGATTGAAAGCTCAATTCGACTAAACAGTTATTGTTGCTTTCAACTCAGTTTAATCCAGCCAAATTTATTGATGACATAGAAATTGAAAGGACCATAAAcattagaaaatgatttttcttgAAAGATccatctaccttggattgatttGATGCATATAAATCAGAGTTTTTTTGTAAGATAGCGTCGATGGAAGCGTTGAGGCTCCATTACTGAATTTTGATATTCACTACAACAGTGTAAAATAAATcatgacaaaaatatatattgagtgATTTTTCTTATGAATTTTAGGAGACCCACAATGAGCTAGTTTTGGGCTAATATTGTAATATTGATATTATCATCCGTGTTATACAATTATAACTAAAAGATATAGTGATgactttgataataaataatataaatcttaGGATAATCgaatttcaaaaactacttATTGAGGTTGTTAGAGTCTaatgatattcaaattttatattcgaaacttatactttttaatgtagaatcaaaattttatactttacatttaaaatcctaataatttttaatatggtttAATCCACTAACTTTGAGAGAATGTTCCAACAGAGTATGTGTCAGAAATTACAAGTAGCATGAAAAAGACTTGATTGAGGATGAGAGTTAGATGAGTCAATTGGGTCGGGTCAAATAAAGGCCCGACCCAAGGCACAAAAAAAAGCCCTACACGAGAAAACCTAGCTCAACACTGTAACATGTCAGCAAGCCCATCGGCCTGTTGGTCCGGGtctgggctttaatattaagtccATGGGCTAGCCCTGCTCGACCTGACactgtataaaaaataaaaatattttttttcttttgccttaGAGAAGCAAAGCTTCTACCACTTGGCAGAAGCAGAAGGGCCAGTTAGAGGCCATTAGCCTCTTCAATGGCTTCTGCcaagttgtttaatttttttttaaatttttaaatttatttttttatataaacctattaaattttgtttattttcactttcatttacaaatctctcaatctcaattatttaattatatcttcaatcttattttctctcattaactctttttcagaaaatatctaaatttacaaataataattctttgtgtttataatttcatttttattttaattttatcattacaaaatattacaaatagatcaaatatcaaatgaattcaatttatttaaatattattattacaaaatattaaatatcatatagtagatatattttatttatgttttataatttatacaatatgtaaattaatttatttgtattatataatcagtttataatatttttcattatgtaatCACGATATTCCTCCACCACAAGTgatagattataaataaaatattcgaggtACTGtcctcagttttaataattaaaaaataatttgtgtttaaatttttttttgaaaatattgattaaatggccCAACTTGATAAAAGTTCATTATTATATGGGTCAGACAttgggcctttatatattaatgggtcaGCCCAAGGCCCATTACTGTTTAGATTTCGAGCCCAATTCAGCCCATTAGCCCGATGGGCCTAGCCGAAGCCGGCCCAGCCCATTGACAAGAGTTCTAGTCACAGATGGAATTGCTGGTCTCCCCCACCTTTAATCATCTTTCATTATTCAAAGATGAGATAAAGTagttacaatatttaatatttaaattcaaataataatttattaatcaatataattgCAGAAAACTACCCAATTATATACAACctacaattatttaatttaaattttttgaaaaattccaACCGGAGCAATACAGGAGCTGCTTTGGATTCGAATTTTATTCTACAAACAAGAATAATCTCCTAAAATTCAACaagctttttaaaaattttccaagagttgtaacaacaaaacaaattaaacatgtAAGAAAATGTGCGAACGAAATCGAGAGATTGTTAACCACAATGAatcaaacttttgactctgttttTTTACATGCGAGACCAACCACTTCGGCTAGCCCttgacatttatttataaatcacaATGAGACTGTAATCAAATTGCTTCTTCTATTTTCTTCCCATttcttaaattagaaaaaaaaaaatttcttggcAATCTGAAGATGAAAAGTAAGAATTTTGTTGGTAGAATTGATGCGGCTAAATTTGATTTCCATCCAACCAGCGGCTGTAGAAGTCTAGAGCCTCTTGTGGCTTGTATTCAGGGACAGTATGCCCTGCGCCCTGCAAAATTCAGATAGCAATTTAAGTGACAACACAATCAATTATCATAAAGGTCATTAGTGTAGACATTTCAGGATTATGTATTAGAAGTGGATACGAACCAATGCTAACCCAAACACCCCTTgactcaagttcaatttgaataaattatatgtcaacTCCAGTTTGTCAAACCAAAGTTAAAGATAGTTCGAGTTTGACTAAATCcctaaattcaaaattcaaaactcaatttgaattcataggtTATTAAGTTCATGGTTTCttgataaaacgatattattttatctaataataagcaaaatgatgttgtttcgACAATAGTTTGACATGATTTAAATCGGGTCACGAGTCAAGcgtaattaaactaaaattggaGAAAcgggtttttcaaacttaaaatgtGGAAATTTGTCCTGTTatttaaccttgggtgggaaatagt belongs to Mangifera indica cultivar Alphonso chromosome 2, CATAS_Mindica_2.1, whole genome shotgun sequence and includes:
- the LOC123209401 gene encoding probable protein phosphatase 2C 33 isoform X1, with product MGSCFSAESRSPIPGSPSSPALGVRRRKGSKKRPGSRSSSFSYRRDDSIHRIPGRLFLNGSSEVASLFTQQGKKGTNQDAMIVWENFAARRDTVFCGVFDGHGPYGHMVARRVRDSLPLKLSTHWEVNITSEDVLREISLNTAGSLNSEDTPFVSADEESRPSIDLEEVEKSPVIFQTLKESFLKAFKVMDRELKMHANIDCFCSGTTAVTLVKQGQYLVIGNVGDSRAILGTRDKDDSLIAVQLTVDLKPNLPAEAERIQKCRGRVFALRDEPEVARVWLPNNDSPGLAMARAFGDFCLKEFGLISVPDISCRRLTDKDEFIVLATDGIWDVLSNKEVVDIVASAPTRASAARALVESAVRVWRYKYPTSKVDDCAVVCLFLDSNSNNISTSSSFKSKELQTSMEHVKNVAEKDSEPTTPTNLDRSGTVRNGSEIPPEEIQEDDPSKHDDQQTDWSALEGVSRVNTLLNLPRFTPGKDDNKAAGTQK
- the LOC123209401 gene encoding probable protein phosphatase 2C 33 isoform X2, translated to MVARRVRDSLPLKLSTHWEVNITSEDVLREISLNTAGSLNSEDTPFVSADEESRPSIDLEEVEKSPVIFQTLKESFLKAFKVMDRELKMHANIDCFCSGTTAVTLVKQGQYLVIGNVGDSRAILGTRDKDDSLIAVQLTVDLKPNLPAEAERIQKCRGRVFALRDEPEVARVWLPNNDSPGLAMARAFGDFCLKEFGLISVPDISCRRLTDKDEFIVLATDGIWDVLSNKEVVDIVASAPTRASAARALVESAVRVWRYKYPTSKVDDCAVVCLFLDSNSNNISTSSSFKSKELQTSMEHVKNVAEKDSEPTTPTNLDRSGTVRNGSEIPPEEIQEDDPSKHDDQQTDWSALEGVSRVNTLLNLPRFTPGKDDNKAAGTQK